One region of Bosea sp. 29B genomic DNA includes:
- a CDS encoding cisplatin damage response ATP-dependent DNA ligase, whose product MNRFAWLLDRLAYEPRRNGKLALIADYLRTTPDPDRGYALAAMTGGLVFQNAKPGLIRALIAERTDPVLFALSYDYVGDLSETVALMWPARHGANDVPHLPDVVAGLQKSGKTEMPRLIASWLDALDETGRWALLKLITGALRIGVSARLAKTAAASLGGIPADEVEQVWHGLEPPYTALFAWLEGRAARPEATDPAPFRPVMLSHAVEEGDFDKLAAGEFAAEWKWDGIRVQAVAGMRADGSRTVRLYSRTGEEIGGAFPDLTEALTQDGTIDGELLVMRDGVVQSFNTLQQRLNRKQVTARMLAEFPAHIRAYDLLADADDDLRALPYTERRARLETFLGRLDSARFDLSPRIAFSSWDELTEARADPASAGAGADAEAVEGCMLKRLDSPYLPGRPKGYWYKWKRDARLVDCVLMYAQRGHGKRSSFYSDYTFGVWRVGEAGTDELVPVGKAYFGFTDEELVEIDRYVRKNTLNRFGPVREVTHTLSSGLVFEVAFEGLQRSTRHKSGVAMRFPRINRIRWDKPPGEADRIETLEALLPLN is encoded by the coding sequence ATGAACCGCTTCGCTTGGCTGCTCGACCGCCTCGCCTATGAGCCGCGCCGCAACGGCAAGCTTGCGCTGATCGCCGACTACCTGCGCACCACGCCCGACCCCGATCGTGGCTATGCGTTGGCGGCGATGACCGGCGGGCTGGTGTTCCAGAATGCCAAGCCCGGCCTGATCCGCGCTCTGATCGCCGAGCGCACCGACCCGGTGCTGTTCGCGCTCTCCTACGATTATGTCGGCGATCTCTCCGAGACAGTCGCGCTGATGTGGCCGGCCCGGCATGGTGCCAATGACGTGCCACACCTTCCCGATGTCGTCGCCGGCCTGCAAAAGTCCGGCAAGACCGAGATGCCGCGCTTGATCGCCTCCTGGCTCGATGCGCTCGACGAGACCGGCCGCTGGGCCCTGCTCAAATTGATCACCGGGGCTCTGCGCATCGGCGTCTCGGCCCGTCTGGCCAAGACCGCTGCCGCGAGCCTCGGCGGCATTCCGGCCGATGAGGTCGAGCAGGTCTGGCACGGGCTGGAGCCGCCCTATACCGCGCTCTTCGCCTGGCTGGAGGGCAGGGCGGCGCGTCCCGAGGCGACCGACCCGGCGCCGTTCCGCCCTGTCATGCTTTCGCATGCGGTCGAGGAAGGCGATTTCGACAAGCTTGCTGCCGGCGAGTTCGCTGCCGAGTGGAAATGGGACGGCATCCGCGTCCAGGCCGTTGCCGGCATGCGGGCCGATGGCAGCCGCACTGTCCGGCTCTATTCCCGCACAGGCGAGGAGATCGGCGGCGCTTTTCCCGATTTGACCGAGGCTCTGACGCAGGACGGCACGATCGACGGCGAATTGCTGGTGATGCGCGATGGTGTCGTCCAGAGCTTCAACACGCTGCAGCAGCGGCTCAACCGTAAGCAGGTGACGGCCAGGATGCTGGCCGAGTTCCCGGCGCATATTCGCGCCTACGACCTGCTGGCCGACGCCGACGATGATCTGCGTGCGCTCCCTTACACCGAGCGGCGCGCCAGGCTGGAGACCTTCCTCGGCAGACTCGACAGTGCCCGCTTCGATCTCTCGCCGCGCATCGCCTTTTCGAGCTGGGATGAGCTGACCGAGGCCCGCGCCGATCCGGCATCTGCCGGAGCTGGCGCCGATGCCGAAGCGGTCGAGGGCTGCATGCTGAAGCGGCTCGATTCACCCTATCTGCCCGGCCGTCCCAAGGGTTATTGGTACAAATGGAAGCGCGATGCCCGGTTGGTCGACTGCGTGCTGATGTATGCCCAGCGCGGCCACGGCAAGCGCTCCTCCTTCTATTCCGACTACACCTTCGGCGTCTGGCGGGTCGGAGAGGCGGGCACGGACGAGCTCGTGCCGGTCGGCAAGGCCTATTTCGGCTTTACCGACGAGGAACTGGTCGAGATCGACCGTTATGTCCGCAAGAATACGCTGAACCGCTTCGGCCCGGTGCGCGAGGTCACGCATACGCTCTCAAGCGGCCTCGTCTTCGAAGTGGCCTTCGAGGGTCTGCAACGCTCGACGCGGCACAAATCCGGCGTCGCCATGCGCTTTCCCCGCATCAACCGTATCCGCTGGGACAAGCCACCGGGCGAGGCCGACCGGATCGAGACATTGGAGGCGCTCCTGCCTCTGAACTAG
- a CDS encoding response regulator transcription factor, translating to MMTRIVIADDHPLFRGALRQAVSHALAGSEVSEVGSLEALGQALAEASDIDLILLDLSMPGVQGFSGLLFLRASYPEIPVIVVSANDDPAVIRRCIEFGALGFLPKTAEVAQMGEAIQAVLDGGVWTPPGVDLSAPVDHETADMVRRLATLTPQQVRVLMMLSEGLLNKQIAYELGVSEATVKAHVSAILTKLNVDSRTQAVIAAAKIAGAGWAAQGASATS from the coding sequence ATGATGACACGGATCGTGATCGCGGACGATCATCCGCTCTTTCGCGGCGCCTTGCGCCAGGCGGTCTCGCATGCGCTGGCCGGCTCGGAGGTCAGCGAGGTCGGCTCGCTCGAGGCGCTCGGCCAGGCGCTCGCCGAAGCCTCGGATATCGACCTCATCCTGCTCGATCTCTCCATGCCCGGCGTGCAGGGCTTTTCCGGCCTGCTCTTCCTGCGGGCGTCCTATCCCGAGATCCCGGTCATCGTCGTCTCGGCCAATGACGATCCGGCCGTGATCCGCCGCTGCATCGAGTTCGGCGCGCTCGGCTTCCTGCCCAAGACCGCCGAGGTCGCGCAGATGGGCGAGGCGATCCAGGCCGTGCTCGACGGCGGTGTCTGGACCCCGCCCGGAGTCGATCTCTCCGCTCCGGTCGATCATGAGACGGCCGACATGGTCCGCCGCCTGGCGACGCTGACGCCGCAGCAGGTGCGCGTGCTGATGATGCTGTCGGAGGGGCTGCTCAACAAGCAGATCGCCTATGAGCTGGGTGTCTCCGAGGCGACGGTCAAGGCGCATGTCTCGGCGATCCTGACCAAGCTCAATGTCGACAGCCGCACCCAGGCGGTGATCGCCGCCGCCAAGATCGCCGGCGCTGGCTGGGCAGCGCAGGGCGCTTCGGCGACGAGCTGA
- a CDS encoding helix-turn-helix transcriptional regulator, which yields MLSHDQIWSAIDTLAQRYGLTPSGLARKAGLDATTFNRSKRVGADGRERWPSTESIAKILSATGASFDEFMNVLRRGVPPTHTIPLIGFAQAGSGGFFDDGGFPVGSGWDEVAFPGLQDEKAYALEIAGDSMLPLYRDGDTIIVSPGAAIRRGDRVVVKTVEGEVLAKQLRRQTAKTVELASLNPEHADRVLALAEIAFMARVIWASQ from the coding sequence ATGCTGTCCCATGACCAGATCTGGAGCGCGATCGACACGCTCGCCCAGCGTTATGGCCTGACGCCGTCGGGCCTCGCCCGCAAGGCTGGGCTCGACGCCACCACCTTCAACCGCTCGAAGCGCGTCGGCGCCGACGGGCGCGAGCGCTGGCCCTCGACCGAATCGATCGCCAAGATCCTCTCCGCCACCGGCGCCTCCTTCGACGAGTTCATGAACGTGCTGCGCCGCGGCGTACCGCCGACCCATACGATTCCGCTGATCGGCTTTGCCCAGGCCGGGTCCGGCGGCTTCTTCGACGATGGCGGCTTTCCGGTCGGCTCCGGTTGGGACGAGGTCGCCTTTCCCGGCCTGCAGGACGAGAAGGCCTATGCGCTCGAGATCGCCGGCGATTCGATGCTGCCGCTCTATCGTGATGGTGACACCATCATCGTCTCGCCCGGTGCTGCGATCCGCCGCGGCGACCGGGTCGTGGTCAAGACCGTCGAGGGCGAGGTGCTGGCCAAGCAGCTCAGGCGCCAGACCGCGAAGACGGTCGAGCTCGCCTCGCTCAATCCCGAGCATGCCGATCGCGTGCTCGCGCTCGCCGAGATCGCCTTCATGGCGCGGGTGATCTGGGCGAGCCAGTAA
- a CDS encoding DUF952 domain-containing protein: MPLIYKICPEALWREAEAAGLFQGAPVDLADGFIHFSTGAQARETATKHFAGQDGLLLIAIDDAVLGEALRYEPSRGGALFPHLYASLDPKQARWIAPLPSGEAGHVFPEDVA; the protein is encoded by the coding sequence ATGCCGCTCATCTACAAGATCTGTCCCGAGGCGCTCTGGCGCGAAGCCGAGGCCGCAGGCCTCTTCCAGGGAGCGCCGGTCGACCTCGCCGACGGCTTCATCCATTTCTCGACCGGCGCGCAGGCCCGCGAGACCGCCACCAAGCATTTCGCCGGCCAGGACGGGCTGCTGCTGATCGCCATCGACGATGCCGTGCTCGGCGAAGCCTTGCGCTACGAGCCATCGCGCGGCGGGGCGCTGTTCCCGCATCTTTATGCCTCGCTCGACCCGAAGCAGGCGCGCTGGATCGCACCGCTGCCGTCGGGCGAAGCCGGCCATGTGTTTCCGGAGGATGTCGCGTGA
- a CDS encoding quinone-dependent dihydroorotate dehydrogenase, with product MIGALFGLARPLIHKLDAEQAHRLTIAALSAAPPLRPAADPPSLAVEAFGLRFANPVGLAAGFDKHAEAVDGALGLGFGFVEVGGVTPLPQPGNPRPRVFRLPEDEAVINRYGLNSEGMEAVAARLAARRRKGGIIGVNLGANKDSIDRSADYATLAGRFAPLADFLTVNVSSPNTPGLRDLQAESALDDLIARTLAARDEAAAGGKPTPVLIKIAPDLSMAELDGMIAVARRRKVDGMIVSNTTIARPDSLRSASKAETGGLSGKPLFSASTRILAETFLRVERQFPLIGVGGIDSAETAFAKVRAGASLLQFYSAMVFKGPGLVGEVKRGLDMQMRKAGLPRLDVLVGRDAEAIARGETL from the coding sequence GTGATCGGAGCGCTGTTCGGCCTGGCGCGGCCGCTGATCCACAAGCTCGACGCCGAGCAGGCTCACCGGCTGACGATCGCGGCGCTGTCCGCCGCGCCGCCGCTGCGGCCGGCGGCCGATCCGCCGTCGCTGGCGGTCGAGGCCTTCGGCTTGCGCTTTGCCAATCCGGTCGGGCTCGCCGCCGGCTTCGACAAGCATGCCGAAGCCGTCGACGGCGCGCTGGGTCTCGGCTTCGGTTTCGTCGAGGTCGGCGGGGTAACCCCGCTGCCGCAGCCGGGCAATCCGCGCCCGCGCGTCTTCCGCCTGCCGGAGGACGAGGCAGTGATCAACCGCTATGGCCTCAACAGCGAGGGCATGGAAGCGGTCGCCGCGAGGCTCGCCGCGCGGCGCAGGAAAGGCGGCATCATCGGCGTCAACCTCGGCGCCAACAAGGACTCGATCGACCGCAGCGCCGACTACGCGACGCTGGCAGGAAGGTTCGCGCCGCTCGCCGATTTCCTGACCGTCAACGTATCCTCGCCGAACACGCCCGGCCTGCGCGACCTGCAGGCCGAAAGCGCGCTCGACGACCTGATCGCGCGCACCCTCGCCGCCCGCGACGAAGCCGCCGCCGGTGGCAAGCCGACGCCGGTCCTGATCAAGATCGCTCCCGACCTTTCCATGGCCGAGCTCGACGGGATGATCGCGGTCGCCCGCCGCCGCAAGGTCGACGGCATGATCGTCTCGAACACCACGATTGCGCGACCAGACAGCCTGCGCAGCGCAAGCAAGGCCGAGACCGGCGGCCTCTCGGGCAAGCCGCTCTTCTCGGCCTCGACACGGATCCTTGCCGAGACCTTCCTGCGGGTCGAACGCCAGTTCCCGCTGATCGGCGTCGGCGGCATCGATTCGGCGGAGACTGCCTTCGCCAAGGTCCGGGCCGGGGCGAGCCTGCTGCAGTTCTATTCGGCGATGGTGTTCAAGGGTCCGGGGCTGGTCGGCGAGGTCAAGCGCGGGCTCGACATGCAGATGCGCAAGGCCGGACTGCCGCGGCTCGACGTGCTGGTCGGGCGTGATGCCGAAGCAATCGCACGCGGCGAGACTCTGTGA
- a CDS encoding DUF6460 domain-containing protein yields the protein MANGGGTERFLGGSLLSVLVRLFFISLLVGAAMAFLGLSPRGLFDSALRFVRSITDMGFDAVREVGGWALAGALVVVPLWLLSRLFASKR from the coding sequence ATGGCCAATGGCGGTGGCACCGAGCGCTTCCTGGGCGGTTCTCTCCTCAGCGTCCTCGTGCGCCTGTTCTTCATCTCGCTCCTGGTCGGCGCGGCCATGGCCTTTCTTGGCCTGTCGCCGCGGGGCCTCTTCGACTCGGCGCTGCGCTTCGTCCGCTCGATCACCGATATGGGCTTCGACGCGGTCCGCGAGGTCGGCGGCTGGGCCCTCGCGGGCGCGCTGGTCGTCGTACCGCTCTGGCTGCTCAGCCGTCTGTTCGCCTCGAAGCGGTAG